GGCCTGCGTGGTCTCCGCCCAGTACACAGAAGCTGTTAGTTTGGGTCACATCGCTTTTGTTTATGCCTCGGTGCTCAATCAGGAGATTCTGCCCAGAAGCATTGCGGAATGACGGTATTTCTTATACAAAGTTAAAATGCCATATAGCTTATTAATAGCGGCTGCTGCGTTTGGACAGATGTTTCGTCTTGAAGATTGCCGCATGACGTATTTATTTGCGGTTTTAATTATAGTGGGCTTGACAAACGCACAAAACCCCGTCGCCCCGCAAATCTTCTGTGCCCGGTGAAACGGGGCAGGCTCTGCTGGGCCTCCGGCATGGTGCGCTAGAGGCAGATTTAAGGCCTTGCCATACAGCTCCGTTCTCTAACGTTCTCCGCGGAGATTCTGGCCGGAAGATTGCCGGAATGACATAGGAATGACATAATTGTTTGTTACCATTAGTTAAATTATTTTAATACTAAATAATTATAAAGAATGGTCATACGGCTGTACAGACAAATAAGCGGCGGCTTTTCGCCGCCGCTTTCGCTCAACTATTTCCGCGCGCCGCAAGTTCCGGCGTTTTTCTGCTATTCCGCTCCTTCGCAGATTGCGATGGATTTCGAAGCGCCGATGCGCTCGGCTCCTGCTTCTATCATTTTTTTCGCCGTTTCCGCGTCGCGGATGCCGCCGGAGGCTTTTACTTTAACGGCGGGGCTCACTGCTTTTCTCATGAGGCGGACGTCGTGTTCGGTCGCGCCGCCTGTGGAGAAGCCGGTCGAGGTTTTTACGAATTTCGCTCCGGCGGCTTCGGCAGCGCGGCAGGCGGCTATTTTTTCTTCGTCCGTGAGCAGGCATGTTTCTATTATGACTTTGACCGCAGCTTCCGGAACGGCTTGCACGACGGCGCGGATGTCGTCTTCGACTGCTTTTAGTCCGCCGTCTTTGAGCAGGCCGACGTTTATCACCATGTCGATTTCCGACGCTCCGTCGTTTGCCGCGCACCGCGCCTCGAAGGCTTTGGCTTCCGCACTCATTGCGCCGAGCGGGAACCCTACGACTGAGCATACGGCGACGCCGCTGTCTTTCAGCATGTAGGCCGCGAGTTTCACGCGCGACGAGTTTACGCATACCGAGGCGAATCCGTATGCGCGCGCTTCTTCGCAGAGCTTTTTTATGTCGGCCGCCGTCGCCGCCGGGTTCAGGTTTGTGTGGTCTATGTATTTCGCCAGGTTCATTTTATGCCTGTTTTCCCTCCGAGTTCGGTTATTCGGCGCTTCAGCACTTCGTCGAAGATGGCGAGCGCCGCGGCGGAGCTCGTCTTCGGGTGTCTGTGCGTCAGTTTGTAGTATATTATATCGGGGGGCGTTTCGTGAAGCCGGCAGAATACGGCGCGGGGCTGTTCGCTCATGAACTGCGCGCGCGCGGACTCAGGTATCATGCACCATTGTCCCGGACGCCGCATGAGGAGCGTCGCGAGCTTTATGGAGTCTACTTTGACTTTGAGCGTTTTCATCGGGTCCCATATATGGTCGTGCCACAGGCGGTATCCGCCGCTCCATTCTATGTAGAATTCCATCCCTTGGTCGAGGTCGGTCGGGCGCAGGTATTCCGCCGTTTCTTCGCCGTCGTTCGGTATGCGCGCGACGATGAAGCCTTCGCGGTATATCGGCTCCATCTGGACGTATCTGGCGCTTTCCTCGTGGATGACTATCGCCGCGTCGAGCGCCCTGCTTTCGACCGCCTGGTACATCATGTCCGACGGATCGGTGACTATGCGGAGGTAGACAGGCGGCTCGTGTTCCAGCAGCGCGCCGTAGACGGGCGGCAGGAGGCGGCAGTTGACGCTTTCGGAGCCTCCTACAGCCAGAGAATAGGCGGAGCCGGGCGTGCGGGCGTTGGCTATTTCACGGCTGATTTCCTGCCATTTCAATGCGAGCGGGAGGAAGCTCTCCCCCGCGGGGGTCAGTTTTATGGATTTCATACCCTTCTGCCGGTCTACGAGTATCATTCCCATGTCGTTTTCCAGCTCGTTCAGGTTGTAGCTTATGGTGGACTGGGTGACGCTCAGAAGCTCCGCGGCTTTGCCGAGCGTCCTGGACATGGCGACGGCCAGAAAGGTTTCTATCCCTTTTTCATGCAACAACGGTCACATCCTTCCGTTTGAAAAGTTTGCCCGGCGGTTTGGGCTCGCCGCGTAAAATAAAGGCGGGCGCCGCGCGGGGCCGGCGCAGGTTATACGCCGGAGCCGAGGCGGGACCCGCTCTCAGCGTTCCGGCGGACGCAGCCGCCGGAAAACGCGGTGTTATTGTCCGAGCAGCGTGAGCATGGCTCCCGCGGCGACCGCAGTGCCGATGACTCCGGCGACGTTCGGGCCCATTGCGTGCATCAGGACGTAGGAGCCGGGGAATTCTTTCTGCACCACCTTCTGGCAGACGCGCGCCGCCATCGGGACGGCGGAGACGCCGGCCGCGCCTATGACGGGGTTGATCTTGCCGCCGGAGGCGACCTTCATGATCTGTCCGAAGATGACGCCGCCCGCCGTGCTGAATATGAAGGCTACCAGGCCGAGGAATATTATCTTAAT
The Cloacibacillus sp. An23 genome window above contains:
- the deoC gene encoding deoxyribose-phosphate aldolase, whose protein sequence is MNLAKYIDHTNLNPAATAADIKKLCEEARAYGFASVCVNSSRVKLAAYMLKDSGVAVCSVVGFPLGAMSAEAKAFEARCAANDGASEIDMVINVGLLKDGGLKAVEDDIRAVVQAVPEAAVKVIIETCLLTDEEKIAACRAAEAAGAKFVKTSTGFSTGGATEHDVRLMRKAVSPAVKVKASGGIRDAETAKKMIEAGAERIGASKSIAICEGAE
- a CDS encoding LysR family transcriptional regulator, giving the protein MHEKGIETFLAVAMSRTLGKAAELLSVTQSTISYNLNELENDMGMILVDRQKGMKSIKLTPAGESFLPLALKWQEISREIANARTPGSAYSLAVGGSESVNCRLLPPVYGALLEHEPPVYLRIVTDPSDMMYQAVESRALDAAIVIHEESARYVQMEPIYREGFIVARIPNDGEETAEYLRPTDLDQGMEFYIEWSGGYRLWHDHIWDPMKTLKVKVDSIKLATLLMRRPGQWCMIPESARAQFMSEQPRAVFCRLHETPPDIIYYKLTHRHPKTSSAAALAIFDEVLKRRITELGGKTGIK